The genome window CCTCTTGCAACCCTCATTGTAACCCAAAAAAAACTAAAATTTGAATTTGTAATAAGTAAGTAGATTTTTAAGAAATCCTTGTAGAATAGATAAGAATAGAAGATAAATAAAAAAAGCTCCACATTTCTGTGAAGCTTCTTAGTAGCGGGAACAGGACTCGAACCTGTGACCTTCGGGTTATGAGCCCGACGAGCTGCCTACTGCTCTATCCCGCGATGTACGGTTGTAATTCATTAAATTTAGTAGCGGGAACAGGACTCGAACCTGTGACCTTCGGGTTATGAGCCCGACGAGCTGCCTACTGCTCTATCCCGCGATTTGTGAGTGCAAAGGTACAATGTTTATTTAAAATAGCAAGACTTTTTTAAAAATAATGTTTTATTTCTCGTAATTCAAGCGTTATCACTACCTTTGTAACCATAAATTTATTAAAATGGAGCACAGAGCAGGTTATGTTAATATTATTGGAAATCCTAATGTAGGAAAGTCAACTCTTATGAATGCTTTTGTAGGAGAACGTCTTTCTATTATTACATCTAAAGCACAAACCACAAGACACCGTATTTTAGGTATTGTAAATGGAGATGATTTCCAAATGTTATTTTCAGATACTCCAGGAATCATTAAGCCTGCGTATGAATTACAAAGTTCAATGATGGATTTTGTAAAATCGGCTTTTGAAGATGCCGATGTTTTAATTTATATGGTTGAAATAGGTGAAAAAGAATTAAAAGATGAAGCGTTTTTTAATAAAATTATTCACTCAAAAATTCCGGTTTTGCTTTTATTAAACAAAATAGACAAATCCAACCAAGAACAATTAGAAGAACAAGTACAATTATGGAAAGAGAAAGTTCCTAATGCAGAGATTTTCCCAATTTCGGCTTTAGAAAACTTTAATGTTCAAACCGTTTTTGATAGAATTTTAGAATTACTTCCAGTATCGCCACCATTTTATCCAAAAGATGCGTTAACCGATAAACCAGAACGTTTTTTTGTTAACGAAACGATTCGTGAGAAAATCTTATTGAACTATGATAAAGAAATACCGTATGCAGTTGAA of Flavobacterium channae contains these proteins:
- the era gene encoding GTPase Era, which encodes MEHRAGYVNIIGNPNVGKSTLMNAFVGERLSIITSKAQTTRHRILGIVNGDDFQMLFSDTPGIIKPAYELQSSMMDFVKSAFEDADVLIYMVEIGEKELKDEAFFNKIIHSKIPVLLLLNKIDKSNQEQLEEQVQLWKEKVPNAEIFPISALENFNVQTVFDRILELLPVSPPFYPKDALTDKPERFFVNETIREKILLNYDKEIPYAVEIETEEFKEDDDIIRIRAVIMVERDTQKGIIIGHKGAAIKKVGIQAREDLEKFFGKQIHLETYVKVNKDWRSNERQLRRFGYNQK